In the genome of Dehalococcoidia bacterium, one region contains:
- a CDS encoding cytochrome c oxidase subunit 3 translates to MQRAVSPAPHEAVHPPTNTGEDNRKVLMWLFLASDVLFFGSLIATFVAYVQRVPHTPLHEVFNIPLTSWSAFVLLMSSVTMALAVWASHAGKMRLMRIYLLATVLLGVHFLANQGFEFYHFVHDGFTPRVNPVGSAFFTLTGFHGAHVTVGVLWLLALFLASFRGGITQKNAIWVEVAGLYWHFVDVVWIVIFAVVYLIGAALY, encoded by the coding sequence ATGCAGAGGGCCGTGTCTCCCGCTCCCCATGAGGCGGTGCATCCCCCCACCAATACAGGGGAGGACAACCGCAAAGTCCTGATGTGGCTGTTCCTGGCCTCGGATGTGCTGTTCTTTGGCTCCCTGATAGCCACCTTCGTCGCCTATGTGCAACGGGTGCCCCACACACCCCTCCACGAGGTGTTCAACATCCCCCTCACCTCGTGGAGTGCCTTCGTGCTCCTGATGAGCAGTGTAACTATGGCGCTGGCGGTGTGGGCATCCCATGCGGGCAAGATGCGCCTGATGCGCATCTACCTGCTGGCCACGGTGCTGTTGGGGGTGCACTTCCTGGCCAACCAGGGGTTTGAGTTCTACCACTTCGTACACGATGGGTTCACGCCCCGGGTGAACCCCGTGGGGTCGGCCTTCTTCACCCTCACGGGCTTCCACGGGGCGCACGTCACGGTGGGAGTGTTGTGGCTGCTCGCCCTATTCCTGGCGTCCTTCCGCGGCGGCATCACCCAGAAGAACGCCATTTGGGTAGAGGTAGCGGGCCTCTACTGGCACTTTGTGGATGTGGTGTGGATCGTCATCTTCGCCGTGGTCTACCTGATCGGCGCAGCCCTCTACTAG